Part of the Oligoflexus sp. genome, GTGCGGAACAACTGGATCATCCGTGTTTATGGGGGTGTCGCCCGGCATCCGGCCATCACCCGGGATGGTCTGGCTTTGGTTGTTTGCCATGAGATTGGCCATCATCTCGCGGGTTTTCCCCAGGTCAGCTCATGGGCCGCGACGGAAGGGAACGCGGATTATTATGCGACGCAGACCTGTTTGAAAACGATCTGGGGGAATGCGGCGCCGGTGGATCTGGAGATTTCGGACAAAGCTGAGGCACGCTGCCAGGCAGCTTCCCCGTCGGGTCAGGCGTTCTGTGTGCGGGCGCTGCAGGCTTCTTATTCCGTAGCCTCTTTCCTCGCTGATCTGGAAGCGGTCAGTATCAGCTGGGACCAGCCGGATCTGACGGAAGTCACGAGCACGAATTTAAGCTATCCGCCAGTTCAATGCCGCTTTGATACCCTGATCGCCGGGACCTTCTGTGATCGGCCGTCGTCGCACCTTGTGATTCCCTGGAATGAAAAAGAAATGGCTGCTGCCAGCTGCCATGCCCTGCAGAAGGATGAACGTGGACTGCGGCCACGCTGCTGGTTTCGTTCGCGTCTGCCCCAGGATCAGAAGTAAAGATTCACTGAGTAGGTAGGATAGATAAGACTGGAGGGTACCGTGCTGTTTCCGAGGGGCTGGTGATCATCTTTCACGAAGTTGGCCCGAAACCCGATTCCTATGCCGACAACCATGGATTTTATGAAACCGGGCCTCCCTCCTGCGCGCTTTTTGGAATCGGAAACAACGCGGACGGAAAAAAGAGTTTCGGTGGCGAGGAAATAATAGCTCGTGAGCCCGCCGCCATCCCAGGCCTTCCTATCCCACTCGGAAAGTCCAAGACGAATATTGGTCGTATAGCAGAGCAAGGTCGTGGAATTTTCTTCCATCCTGTCCTTAATAATGGGAGCTTCCAGACCCAAGGTGATGGCTTTTTGCGAGTTGGGGATACGGACCAGCGCGCCTGATGCAAGCTTGTCGACAACATGCTGATTGCCAAGGTGCACACCGATAAGACCGTATTTGCCATAGGCCACCAGAATCTCCGTGAAGGCATAGGCTGCCTCCATCTGGCTCGATCCGATAGTGGCTTTGATTCGATCGCCCTCGCCGAACTCTTTCGCCTGAAGTTTGGTCGTCAGAGCGATGAAGAGCAACGGAATCCATATAATCTTCGACATGAAGCAGGCTCCTTCAGGATTTGCAGGTGCATCTGCCTTCCATGAAGCAAGCCTCATACCAGCCGAAGCGCGCTAAAAACCCCGACGATTCCTTGCTGGGGATCGTCCACAACGGAAGCAGCGTGAAAATTCCCGGCACCATAAACTTAAAGTTTAGATCGCGATACCCTAAACCCTTCGTTTACGTTCGCGGTTCGACGCGGCAGGGAAGGCTTGGAGTTCGGAAGAGGAATGGCGGTGGCCATAGCTGTCGGCAGGCTTCAAACGCTGTCGCGGAGTGGGGAGGAACCGATCCTGCCCCAATACTCCAGCACCAGTTTAATGACCCGCTCAAGCTCAGCGTCTTCCTTGGGCTTGACGATATAGGAATTGGCGCCTTTGGAATAAGATGAATTGATCGAGTCCTTTTCCGCGCTCGAAGAAAAGACGACCACGGGAATGTCGTTCCATCGGCTTTCTGATTTGATCCGGGCCAGGGTTGTCGCCCCGTCCATCATCGGCATGACCAGATCCAGCAGGATGAGATCGGGAAAGAGGTATCCGCTCACCCCTGGCTTGGCCTGGGAAAGGTGCATGATGAGTTCCAGCCCGTTATCGAAAAGAAGGACCTGAGCCCTTTCTCCTGCGAAACGGTGGATGAGATTCACGACCTTGTCGCGGAATATG contains:
- a CDS encoding response regulator, producing MAILKQRRSMLDNEALLKFASEHRLSSKQTDVLREMLRNPHDTSEQLAPKVGCSPSTFNVHIANILDKCGLKNRRDLINKLKPLLPSMPPPELNKSLNVLFADDDPIFRDKVVNLIHRFAGERAQVLLFDNGLELIMHLSQAKPGVSGYLFPDLILLDLVMPMMDGATTLARIKSESRWNDIPVVVFSSSAEKDSINSSYSKGANSYIVKPKEDAELERVIKLVLEYWGRIGSSPLRDSV